From the genome of Gemmatimonas phototrophica, one region includes:
- a CDS encoding sigma-54-dependent transcriptional regulator has product MTDPFLADAGATTIPDKGTGMRILVVDDDRTLREGCVSVLQMDGHNVTSTGRGEEALEMVRRRKFDLVLVDLFMNSISGMEVLKAAVEAHKDVIVVIMTGNPSVQSSIDALRAGAWDYLPKPFSASHLQVLVGRAAHAAAATRESREVIKPANLVTQSGSGEPMALLGVSPSFRKAVELAQKVAATDASVMISGESGTGKEMIAQFIHKHSRRTQRKLVPVNCAALPDNLLESEMFGYRKGAFTGADRDKAGLLEVANGGTLFLDELTEMTMPLQAKLLRVLQDGVVRRLGSETQDAVVDVRFISATNRDPQEAVQQGLLREDLFYRLRVVPIKLPPLRKRLEDIPLLAEFFLKRSWERHRASGAPAPSFEPETIAFLQSRPWRGNVRELQNIIEHLAVIADGGRSITPDDIPVYDDAPASAASDTGLPAGIMNEAFHLAKDNLIAHFEKEYLARLTTRAGGNMSKAARLAGIDRTTLYRLMEKHGFKRDVLSGASE; this is encoded by the coding sequence ATGACTGATCCATTCCTCGCCGATGCCGGCGCAACCACCATTCCTGATAAGGGAACGGGGATGCGCATCCTCGTGGTGGACGATGACCGCACCCTCCGAGAAGGGTGCGTCTCCGTCCTCCAGATGGACGGCCATAATGTGACCAGCACCGGACGCGGCGAAGAAGCCCTCGAAATGGTGCGCCGCCGCAAGTTCGATCTGGTACTCGTGGACCTCTTCATGAACTCCATCTCCGGCATGGAAGTGCTGAAGGCGGCAGTTGAGGCCCACAAAGACGTGATTGTGGTCATTATGACCGGAAATCCGTCGGTTCAGTCCAGCATTGACGCCCTGCGCGCCGGCGCATGGGATTACCTCCCCAAGCCCTTCTCGGCCAGCCACCTGCAAGTACTGGTAGGGCGCGCGGCCCACGCCGCCGCTGCCACCCGCGAAAGCCGCGAAGTCATCAAGCCGGCCAACCTGGTTACCCAGAGTGGCAGTGGTGAGCCCATGGCGCTGCTGGGAGTGTCCCCCAGCTTTCGCAAGGCGGTTGAGCTGGCGCAGAAGGTAGCGGCCACCGACGCGTCGGTCATGATTAGCGGTGAAAGTGGTACGGGTAAGGAAATGATTGCCCAGTTCATCCATAAGCACAGCCGACGCACGCAGCGCAAGCTGGTGCCGGTGAACTGCGCCGCCCTCCCCGACAACCTGCTTGAATCGGAAATGTTCGGCTATCGCAAGGGCGCCTTTACCGGCGCCGATCGCGACAAGGCCGGACTGCTGGAGGTCGCCAACGGCGGCACGCTGTTTCTGGACGAACTCACCGAAATGACCATGCCGCTGCAGGCCAAGCTGCTGCGCGTGTTGCAGGACGGTGTCGTGCGCCGGCTGGGCAGCGAAACGCAGGACGCCGTGGTAGATGTGCGCTTCATTTCGGCCACCAACCGCGACCCGCAGGAAGCGGTACAGCAGGGCCTGCTGCGCGAAGACCTTTTCTATAGGTTGCGCGTGGTACCCATCAAGTTGCCACCGCTTCGCAAGCGACTCGAAGACATTCCGCTGCTGGCCGAGTTTTTCTTGAAGCGCTCGTGGGAACGGCACCGCGCCAGCGGCGCCCCGGCCCCATCCTTTGAGCCGGAAACCATTGCCTTCCTGCAGTCGCGCCCGTGGCGCGGCAATGTGCGCGAGCTCCAGAACATCATTGAACACCTGGCCGTAATTGCCGACGGGGGGCGCAGCATTACCCCCGACGATATCCCGGTGTACGACGATGCGCCGGCCAGCGCGGCCAGCGACACAGGGTTGCCAGCCGGCATCATGAACGAGGCGTTCCACCTGGCCAAGGACAATCTCATCGCGCATTTCGAAAAGGAATACCTGGCCCGCCTCACCACCCGGGCAGGGGGCAATATGAGCAAGGCCGCGCGCCTGGCCGGCATTGACCGCACCACGCTCTATCGCCTCATGGAGAAGCATGGCTTCAAGCGGGATGTGCTGTCGGGAGCGTCTGAATGA
- a CDS encoding sugar transferase yields the protein MSRFESVIPISGGSKSASRGEREAPVSASPEIAEYAGANGPNDDFEPRERSEQASRVFNFSVALAMLVVATPVMAVTAALIRLTSRGPVFYTQVRVGIDRRWNRTRALHERRREDLGGIPFTIYKFRSMRVDAEVNGQAVWATQNDDRVTPIGRFIRKSRIDELPQLYNVLVGDMNIVGPRPERPSIFVRLREQIEEYPVRQRVKPGITGLAQVSNPYDRDLDDVRRKVYFDIQYMRRQSLWEDIRIMLMTVPVMIFRIGAH from the coding sequence ATGTCCCGATTTGAATCGGTAATCCCCATTTCCGGCGGTTCCAAGAGTGCTTCGCGCGGTGAGCGTGAGGCACCGGTTTCGGCGTCTCCGGAGATTGCCGAGTATGCCGGCGCCAACGGCCCCAATGACGACTTTGAGCCACGCGAGCGCTCGGAGCAGGCGTCACGCGTGTTCAATTTTTCTGTAGCGTTGGCCATGCTGGTGGTGGCCACGCCGGTTATGGCGGTCACGGCGGCGCTCATTCGTCTCACTTCGCGTGGGCCAGTTTTTTACACCCAGGTTCGGGTTGGCATTGACCGGCGGTGGAACCGTACACGGGCGCTGCACGAGCGGCGGCGGGAAGACCTGGGGGGCATTCCGTTCACTATTTACAAGTTCCGCTCCATGCGCGTGGACGCTGAGGTGAATGGGCAGGCGGTATGGGCCACGCAGAATGACGACCGGGTAACACCCATAGGGCGGTTCATTCGCAAGTCGCGCATTGATGAGTTGCCGCAGCTGTACAACGTGCTGGTGGGGGACATGAATATTGTGGGTCCCAGGCCGGAGCGTCCTTCAATCTTTGTGCGATTGCGGGAGCAGATTGAGGAGTATCCGGTGCGCCAGCGCGTAAAGCCGGGAATAACTGGTTTGGCGCAGGTCTCAAACCCCTACGATCGCGACCTGGATGATGTGCGGCGCAAGGTGTACTTCGACATCCAGTACATGCGTCGTCAGAGCCTGTGGGAAGACATTCGCATCATGCTGATGACGGTGCCGGTGATGATCTTCCGCATTGGGGCACACTGA
- a CDS encoding polysaccharide biosynthesis/export family protein: MLATFPLQAQEASPSGAQRASRAELAERISTLERQVAGSALKKDARAKAMAEVAAIKARLQSGDFKVGDRFVLTIRQDSVRSDTVAVRDSLKVSILNIPDVTLEGVLRSELDARINSHVARYLRNVDTRTLILTRVSILGAVQRPGFYYAVPDRPLSDLVTLAGGPAPNAKLTELEVNRGSASVVKSKDSKRYLKEGRTLEQADVQSGDDVHIPQKRKINWQLAVQMLFILSSLTFAFINFLRWYYDREV; the protein is encoded by the coding sequence ATGCTGGCGACGTTCCCGCTGCAGGCGCAGGAGGCAAGCCCCTCGGGCGCGCAGCGTGCTTCGCGTGCGGAGCTGGCCGAGCGGATATCAACGTTGGAGCGGCAGGTGGCAGGGAGCGCGCTCAAAAAGGATGCGCGAGCCAAAGCAATGGCAGAGGTCGCTGCAATAAAGGCGCGATTGCAGAGTGGTGATTTCAAGGTGGGCGATCGCTTTGTACTCACTATTCGGCAGGACAGCGTACGGTCGGATACGGTAGCCGTGCGCGACAGCCTTAAGGTCAGCATTCTCAATATTCCTGATGTCACACTGGAAGGCGTCTTACGCTCAGAGTTGGACGCGCGCATCAACTCTCATGTCGCACGATATTTGCGCAACGTGGATACGCGTACGCTCATTCTGACGCGCGTGTCCATTCTTGGTGCGGTACAGCGTCCGGGTTTTTATTATGCGGTGCCCGACCGTCCGCTGTCGGATTTGGTCACGCTGGCCGGCGGGCCGGCCCCAAACGCAAAGCTCACAGAACTAGAAGTTAACCGCGGCAGTGCTTCGGTGGTGAAGTCCAAGGACTCCAAGCGCTATCTGAAAGAGGGGCGTACGCTGGAGCAGGCAGATGTACAAAGTGGTGATGATGTTCATATTCCGCAGAAGCGAAAGATCAACTGGCAGCTGGCGGTTCAAATGCTGTTCATTCTCTCGTCGCTCACGTTTGCGTTCATCAACTTCCTGCGCTGGTACTACGACCGCGAAGTTTGA
- a CDS encoding polysaccharide biosynthesis tyrosine autokinase, with product MSGQQIQPVSPRDVALEPYQDGAPPADWGGGQEAAPEPKGPSLGRYLAAINRFKWLIMLLGIVGAGAGYMATTFIEPEFEVRATILLEQGTGISNGGQSRGPIQADELLQASGWQDLLRSFAIADPVVNSLALFVTPSAAGDSTLFRSFRVSEQVPLRPGAYILKLTGQTYTLETSGGLQVEQGAVGDSVGTRVGFMWQPTSQALAGRKDVGFNVQTPREASIALIKKLKMNLANGSSFLFLNLTGNDAPRTAATLNAWVEQFVVVATALKKKNVTSVAAILEGQREFAAKSLNEAEGALESFRVRTVTEPTERQTITPGIELTTNPVFDNYFRDKVLADGYQRDREALERILNAGKQGAPITREAVLSVPSVNTDPAAENLRKVLAEQADREFNLRRLRESYTDEYQKVKDEQAALQTLRTVSVPGALDAYLGQLQLREKALVATIDRSSKDLRNIPARTIEEQRLKRQVEVSDAMYRNLNLKAAEAKLAEAATIPDVSILDPAVAPLRPTKNTAPVIIFAAVAAMLGLGVVLAILLDQVDKRFRYPEQATDDLGLFVLGVVPVIHSKGKRGKTDEAAQVVESFRTIRMNVRYAADPSRPLTMTITSPGPNDGKSLISSNLALSFAESGARTLLIDGDIRRGELAKTFQITSKPGLVEYLDGTALIAEVLHPVQSHPNLTVMPGGARRRRAPELLATPRLNQLINQMAAEYDVVIVDSPPLGAGFDAYALATATGNMALVMRAGVTDRKMAAAKMQVVDTLPVRVMGAVLNGIKMTGAYQYYSYYQDYAATDEEPVARITDGTRGDGEMKQGGRS from the coding sequence ATGTCCGGACAGCAGATTCAGCCCGTTTCGCCGCGCGATGTTGCGCTGGAACCATATCAGGATGGAGCCCCTCCGGCTGACTGGGGGGGCGGGCAGGAGGCAGCCCCGGAGCCCAAAGGGCCTTCGCTGGGGCGATATTTGGCGGCCATCAACCGCTTCAAGTGGCTTATTATGCTGCTTGGAATTGTTGGGGCGGGGGCCGGCTACATGGCCACCACCTTCATTGAACCCGAGTTTGAGGTGCGCGCCACCATCCTGCTGGAGCAGGGGACGGGGATAAGCAACGGCGGACAGAGTCGCGGCCCCATTCAAGCCGACGAACTGCTGCAGGCCTCGGGGTGGCAGGACTTGCTTCGCTCCTTTGCCATCGCCGACCCAGTGGTGAACAGCTTGGCCTTGTTTGTTACCCCCTCTGCCGCTGGCGACAGCACTCTGTTCCGGTCGTTCCGCGTAAGCGAGCAGGTTCCGCTCAGACCGGGTGCGTACATATTAAAGCTGACTGGCCAAACTTACACTCTGGAGACATCGGGTGGCCTGCAGGTTGAGCAGGGAGCAGTGGGCGATTCGGTTGGCACGCGTGTGGGCTTTATGTGGCAGCCCACATCACAGGCGCTGGCTGGGCGGAAAGACGTGGGATTCAATGTGCAGACGCCGCGTGAAGCGTCCATTGCGTTGATCAAGAAGTTGAAAATGAATCTGGCCAACGGTTCATCGTTCCTATTCCTCAATCTCACCGGCAACGATGCGCCGCGCACTGCGGCCACATTGAACGCGTGGGTCGAACAATTTGTGGTGGTGGCCACGGCACTCAAGAAAAAGAACGTCACCTCAGTGGCGGCCATTCTGGAAGGGCAGCGAGAGTTCGCCGCCAAGAGCCTCAACGAAGCCGAAGGCGCGCTGGAAAGTTTTCGCGTACGCACGGTAACGGAGCCCACCGAACGCCAGACCATAACCCCTGGCATTGAGCTCACCACCAACCCGGTCTTTGATAACTACTTCAGAGACAAGGTGCTGGCCGATGGCTACCAGCGCGATCGTGAAGCGCTCGAGCGCATTCTGAACGCCGGCAAGCAGGGCGCGCCCATCACCCGGGAAGCCGTGTTGAGTGTGCCCAGCGTAAACACCGACCCGGCCGCAGAAAATCTGCGGAAGGTGCTGGCGGAACAGGCAGATCGTGAGTTCAACCTGCGTCGCCTCCGCGAGAGCTACACCGACGAATACCAGAAGGTAAAGGACGAGCAGGCCGCACTGCAGACGTTGCGGACCGTCTCGGTGCCAGGCGCGCTTGATGCCTATTTGGGGCAGCTGCAGCTGCGTGAAAAAGCCCTCGTGGCCACCATTGATCGCAGCAGCAAGGACCTGCGCAACATTCCGGCGCGCACCATTGAGGAGCAACGGCTCAAGCGCCAGGTGGAGGTAAGCGATGCGATGTATCGCAACCTCAACCTCAAGGCGGCCGAAGCCAAACTGGCCGAAGCGGCCACCATTCCCGACGTCAGCATTCTTGATCCGGCCGTTGCACCCCTCAGGCCAACCAAGAACACCGCCCCGGTCATAATTTTCGCGGCAGTTGCTGCCATGCTTGGTCTTGGTGTGGTGCTGGCCATTTTACTTGATCAGGTGGACAAGCGCTTCCGCTATCCAGAGCAGGCCACGGACGATCTGGGGCTGTTTGTGCTGGGCGTGGTGCCGGTCATTCACAGCAAGGGGAAGCGCGGCAAGACGGATGAAGCTGCTCAGGTGGTGGAGTCGTTCCGCACCATTCGCATGAATGTGCGCTACGCCGCGGACCCATCGCGACCGCTCACCATGACGATTACCAGCCCTGGCCCCAACGACGGCAAGAGTCTTATCTCGAGCAACCTTGCTCTGAGCTTTGCCGAATCCGGGGCACGTACGCTGCTCATAGACGGAGACATCCGTCGCGGCGAGCTGGCCAAGACTTTTCAGATTACCAGCAAGCCGGGGCTCGTGGAATACCTGGACGGTACGGCGCTCATTGCCGAGGTACTGCATCCGGTCCAGTCGCACCCCAATCTCACGGTAATGCCAGGTGGCGCGCGTCGCCGTCGTGCACCGGAACTGCTGGCTACGCCACGGCTGAACCAGCTCATCAATCAGATGGCTGCCGAGTACGATGTGGTCATTGTAGACTCGCCGCCGCTTGGCGCCGGCTTTGATGCCTATGCGTTGGCGACCGCAACCGGTAACATGGCGTTGGTCATGCGCGCCGGCGTGACCGACCGCAAGATGGCCGCAGCCAAGATGCAGGTGGTGGATACGTTACCGGTTCGTGTCATGGGTGCGGTGCTGAATGGCATCAAGATGACCGGGGCATATCAGTATTATTCCTACTATCAGGACTATGCCGCGACCGATGAAGAGCCGGTGGCGCGTATCACCGACGGTACACGTGGAGATGGAGAGATGAAGCAGGGAGGGCGCTCGTGA
- a CDS encoding sensor histidine kinase — protein MTGVPDEVLHQADGFTAEPVGAKNIDVSPEAIAALVAQGAQALNDSAPLPSAALPDALRLLVGITHDLRSPLSSMLMLIERLRTGQAGPVTPQQEKQLGLLYSAAFGVASLTNDALDVARGTAHDVGSASPMPFSIAEVWKTVRALVHPIAEEKQLLLRWSGPAADRRIGHPGALHRVLLNLVTNALKFTTTGSVTVTAEELGDHLVRFVVADTGMGLPASVQAQLRRNGQLSNDPLVSSAGLGIAMCQQMLAVMDSELRDLSIAGRPGAALGFDVRLAPRP, from the coding sequence ATGACGGGAGTACCAGACGAAGTGCTGCACCAGGCAGACGGGTTTACCGCTGAACCCGTCGGTGCGAAAAACATCGATGTAAGCCCCGAGGCCATTGCAGCCTTGGTTGCGCAGGGCGCCCAGGCGCTCAACGACAGTGCGCCGTTGCCCTCCGCTGCGCTCCCCGACGCCTTGCGGCTACTGGTGGGTATCACGCACGATCTGCGCTCGCCGCTCTCCAGCATGCTCATGCTCATTGAGCGGCTGCGCACCGGGCAGGCAGGCCCCGTTACGCCACAGCAGGAGAAGCAGCTGGGGCTACTCTACTCGGCCGCCTTTGGTGTGGCGTCGCTCACCAACGATGCCCTCGATGTGGCCCGGGGCACCGCCCACGATGTGGGGTCGGCGTCACCCATGCCTTTCAGCATTGCCGAAGTCTGGAAGACGGTCCGGGCGCTGGTGCACCCCATTGCCGAGGAAAAGCAGCTACTGCTGCGCTGGAGTGGCCCGGCCGCCGACCGCCGCATTGGCCACCCCGGCGCTTTGCATCGTGTATTGCTCAATTTGGTGACCAACGCCCTCAAGTTCACCACCACCGGTTCGGTGACGGTGACGGCCGAAGAGCTGGGCGACCACCTGGTGCGATTTGTCGTGGCCGATACCGGCATGGGGCTCCCCGCCTCAGTGCAGGCGCAGCTGAGGCGCAACGGACAGCTCTCCAACGACCCCCTGGTGAGCAGCGCCGGGCTCGGCATTGCCATGTGCCAGCAGATGCTGGCCGTTATGGACAGTGAGCTGCGCGATCTGTCCATTGCCGGCCGCCCGGGCGCCGCCCTGGGCTTTGACGTTCGACTTGCCCCGAGGCCCTAG
- a CDS encoding PEP-CTERM sorting domain-containing protein yields the protein MKLFSKSLLAVATVSVMSLPVGAQTPANVTVNISNLNNQADWVARANPAGFSTIGGGWRATVTGIPKALTVPQDLILYCFDSQRQFAYNTNMNYTLLSFGDFLSNAGVVDGLRAAQWDQINVLDLNYMVERASGYDMTGAITANNNTRQTDIWNTSNNGAASASPFNKAANAYSNSWMILVDRNEWANGNGAAIDGRQSFLVQIGGGGTVVPEPSTYALMGAGLVALFAVSRRRRNTVA from the coding sequence ATGAAGCTTTTTTCGAAATCTTTGCTCGCGGTGGCGACCGTCAGCGTGATGAGCCTGCCGGTTGGCGCGCAGACGCCTGCCAACGTCACCGTCAACATCAGCAATCTGAACAACCAAGCCGACTGGGTCGCCCGGGCTAACCCGGCCGGCTTCAGCACGATCGGCGGTGGCTGGCGCGCAACTGTCACTGGCATACCGAAAGCTTTGACGGTGCCTCAGGATCTGATCCTTTATTGCTTCGACAGCCAGCGCCAGTTCGCGTACAACACGAACATGAACTACACGCTGTTATCTTTCGGTGATTTCCTGTCCAATGCGGGAGTTGTTGACGGTCTGCGCGCTGCTCAGTGGGACCAGATCAATGTGCTGGACCTCAATTATATGGTCGAGAGAGCGAGCGGCTACGATATGACGGGCGCGATCACGGCCAACAACAACACTCGTCAGACCGACATCTGGAACACGTCGAACAATGGCGCGGCCAGTGCGAGTCCGTTCAACAAGGCTGCCAATGCGTATTCCAACAGCTGGATGATCCTGGTTGACCGGAATGAGTGGGCGAACGGCAACGGTGCGGCGATTGACGGGCGCCAGTCGTTCCTCGTACAGATCGGTGGAGGCGGTACGGTTGTTCCAGAGCCTTCCACCTACGCGTTGATGGGTGCTGGCCTCGTGGCGCTCTTCGCTGTGTCACGCCGTCGTCGCAATACGGTCGCGTAA